The genomic region AACTGCCAATCAAGCAGCGCGGCTATTATCCATCCCCCCCACAAACCGAAAACAACCTCGACGCCGGCAGCAACGCCGAAGTCGAATCTGCTCAATCCCAGCAACAGCAAACGCTAAGCGAAGTTCGTGGAATCGATGTTAATCACATGCCTAATATTAACAAACGCCCACTAGACGATAACTTTAGTCTAGATTGTAACATAATGAATAATGATTCCCCTAAAGAATTAATTACCAACAACACTAGTGATAACGAAAATACTGCCCTACTGCCCCCCCATTTTCCTGAGTACAAgcattgataattaattaatcgatgACAGGTAGTGtccgaaagaaaaaaagaaagaaatgggAAAAtgtcgtaataataataataatattaataataataataaaacatagtGGTGTGacaatgatgatgatgacgatgacgacgatgatgtAATCTCGAACTCGCATTTTATACTGAATAGTGTAAATAACGATAAACTGTAACTGCGACGATTACAagaacaacaacaacaacaagtattaaattataaattcaaataatctatatgaaatgtttattaataaacattagtAAAATGATTTACTCAAATCTCACTATGTCTATTATTTCATCTCTCTGCATGAATTTAaccattattaattattacgctTAACAAAGGTATTCATTTATGAAATTGTTTAATTaggtaaaattcaaaatatcctgaataatttatatatatcttatatataaatgtatatgtatctcattttttttcatatatgattttattctGAGTCAATTGGTATTTGTTCGTACTGTATATTAATGTTTactattaaatatcaaaataatttggaaCTACATAAAAGCTTCATAACAGTAATAAAAGATCAAAGTTAGTTAATAAGCAATTAAGGtgttaagaatatttttgtaacatttatttagaACAAGCAAATGCttcaatatttaaacattaaattttctcaaaCATTGAACAGAAATTTATTGTTGGAATATTGAAGTGTCTGTTTTAAAATAGTTTGttcaaaacaatataaaaagtttcttaACATCTTAATTGTTCGTTGACTGTCTTTAACcttctattattattgtaaattaaattactatcacacttcttattattaatatgtaaaaaatgtatatattattgatgataaaaagtaaataagatatttatttaactttgcagcgaaaacaattagtaattgtaaaaatttgggtaagttaatacttttatttaagataaattaagttaaaattggcttataaaattaatttagctacattaaaaattgcatgaacaaaaaactaattgagttaaaagttatattaagattaaattaagttaaattaaaaattaattgaaaaaatattacttatattaaattaaaatgaaatttttaaaaattatgttacattacTCCAAATAAccaaatttcaatataaattatcaaatgaatttaatatttgcaaatgaaatatatatgaaataacaaaaaaacattttttatataggaatatattttttattttactctttttaTGTACCTAAACTAACTTGgagtaaaaagttaataagttaaagttaaattgatgttaaaaattaactcatttgaaattaactaagttaattataaaaatattaactttatttatctCACTTTTCCTTTCtcgttaacttttaattttttaattattatccaACTCTGATAGTATCTCATGAAAAATACCTTGAGGTTGCTCCATCGATACCCGATGCTTTCTTAACCTCTCTTTTCCACTTCTTTTGCATGGTTCTTCGTGGCTCCAACATCTGTTCAGAAGAATACGTTAATTAAGTgtgcattaattataatgattgCGCGGGACTTCGCACAATACTTTTGCTGTCAATCGCTCATgttgagataataaaaaaagagaatcacACGAAGCTCTACGTTTCGCAAAGTGTAAACGCAATAGAAAGTCGTAAATTTTGTGGTCAActtcagaataataaacaattatctttaatttacacGCTCATCGTTTTGTATGAAGATCGTCAATTTGcattatgtaacataaattaaGTATGAAATTATAGATATATCAACGACGCTAGCTTGCAATATCCGAAAATATGGTCGTATCACTTATGGCGCAGACCCTTTTAGCAAAAGTCTTGtgaaatatacgtatattattcTAACAAGTCATTTATGTTCAAACGCCGAATCTCTATTGcacgataattaaatattatataacaaaggaCAAATGATATGGATCATGGTTAATATAGTTTTGCTTACTAATTCAACTTGCGACTTGTTCTGGAACCGATCCCTTCCGCTAATTGTAAGTTCTGTTAATAACGACGAATGTTCAAAGACGCCGGCAACTTCAGTCTGGTACGAGATACGACGCGAGTCAAATAAATggctacatatttttatttacaacatGAACACTCTTCCTTCATGATTTACgtctttttttcataattcgcatttaattattaattcccgAAATATATGATACtgatattgcaaatatatttgcaaatgcTTGTTTACAGAGCACCCGcataataacaaaatcataaattttatgttgTGCATTACTGATCGAGTTAGGTTCAAATATTTGTGTAggcaattaaaagttttatactgACAGTCAATAATGTTAACACTCTTAAGTTAACTGTGGCTCTTCGGGACTCTATTGATACAGTCACGGAAATTTACCCAAGTCCAAccttaataacttttaataacatttataggCGCGTGAGATATTTACACATCTTGGCGGTAACGGCTCACGGCGGCCATTTTGACCAAGTCTGATCCTCCCAAGTCTGATCCTCATGGAGACTGTGAAGTTTCTGCGATAGATCGCGTCACTAGTCGGAGTCGCAGTGTCGCagtaacgtaaaaataaaaagaactagCTTAACCTAACCAAACTAACCTAACCTGATGGAACTAAACTGGTTTACTCCACAGACTCCACTGTTATGATCACAGTGGATCACAGTATGGCATGTATCGCGATATGAGTAACAATGTCCTATCAGGAGGCCGGGTTTTCTACAATGTACGATCGCCAGGACGATTATGATCTCGATGAAGATAATGAGGAGTTTATGGAGGAGGATAGGGATGCCGAGGAGCAAGATGAAAGCGATGAAGGTGATTATAAGAAAGTTATACGTGCCAGTTTTTCCCGCGTAGTTTCAtgcttgtaatatttataattataatttctccataacatatgttaaattatatgtaatgtaaattaagTGATGTCgaacaatatttgtaaaaattaacaaagtcaACGGAAACTTTTTAGATACCGAGGAGGCGAGTGAAACCGACATGGGGAAGTCTGAAGAATATACAGAAATCAAAGAACAGTAAGCCCATAAAGTTACATAGCCATGAATTTAtggaattgaaaaaaaatcatattttagtATTCAACCTTTTAGGATATATCAGGATAAATTAGCCAGCTTGAAAAAGCAGCTGCAGCAATTAACAGAGGGCACACATCCAGAGTACAATCGTAAAGTAAAACGATTGGAAGCGCAATATAGAGAAcggtaactatttttttattattgccattattatttatagGGCATGTAGTgattgaaatgttttttcagACTGAGACTGAATCAAATTTATCGCGATTACTTGACGGAATGGGTGGAACGAGATTACATATTGGAGAAGAAAGCAGCTGCGAAAGAGtttgaagagaaaaagattgaTCTTAAGGAAAATCTACTTACTGATATGGAGGAAAAGCGAAAAATGATTGAGTCAGATCGTCACACAATGGAACTCACTGGCGATTCTATGGaggtatttaaatttatccttgtttgaataatacatatttattttttactaacaCTATTTTGTCTGTTAATCAGGTAAAACCGGTAATGACGAGAAAATTACGCAGACGTCCCAATGATCCAGTACCTGAAAAAGTAGAGAAGCGACGAAAACCACCTCCTGCACAATTAAATTATGTGTTGGACGACAAAGACATTGAACTAGACTTAAAAGCGATCAATCGTGCAAAAGCGCCGACCACCATTCGCAAGCCAGGTGCACATTATTCAGTATAAaacttacatataaaatattgtagcaGAACGTTTCTTGGAAAACTAAATAGTGAAAGTCTACAACTCTCTTTGTTTCTTGTGCatgaatttatagatttttgaacTAGCTAGAGCTAGTTATGAATTACGActataatatttagtatttagtTTTTCAAGACTTGTAGTATTCTGATTTTCTGAATTTTGTGATACCTTGTACATAGACGTAAAACCGCGAACGCGtattcaatgtaaaaattaagaataagaaataaatttttaattaatacataattgttACGCATTTACAGTAGTTTTACCACATTTCAATGCGGTAAATATTCCGTCACAACATATATCACAACCGCCTGAAACACCACTAGTGGAAACTCGGATAGAGGACGGGAAATTATTATATGAGCGAAGATGGTACCTTCGATTTATTTctactatttatatttaaaacttaatgCTTTCCTCTTAAATATAAAGGGATCCTTTGGTCGAATTTCATTAAAGGTTCCATCGTGGTCAACCTGTCTATGTCGAAGGCAAGGATCTTAATAGATTCGCTGCGAACATTTCCGCAATTGGCACCGAAGCGGTAAGTATTCGAAGCATCAAATAAATCGCGCATCttcgcaaaatatatattttttcagatctGGGTGAAAAAGGTATCGGACAGCAGCAAAGTACGGATTTATACATCACAGTTGAGTCGTGGAAAGATCTCTATCAAACGACGGGCCTCCTAATTAACTCCTTTATTATTCTTGTCATTTATTATCAGACTTGCGATGTATCGCACCTATTGTTTCTAGTTAAAATGGTATTTCCCAGCATTAAATCAACGATTTTTACGCTACTGGTTTTCTGCCACCAGTAAAACCATGCTTTTTGATGATATTGTAGCGCCATGTAAATCCAGATGAAGAATGATAGGATTAATAGTGCCATCATTGACAGCAAGGAATAGGTGGTCCATCGTGCTGGTGGAAAATTGTCGTAATTATTCCTAGCATAAAAATCAGCAGCCACTACACAGATGTAAGAACACGCGATGGTCACTGGGGTGACTAAAAGACATCTCAATAGATCTGCCTTTACATTACGAACGTATATCTGATGCTCATTCTGATTCAGGCACAACCAAACTCCGATAGACCGAAGAACTTTGTAACGAGGCGTTCGTTCCATCCGGAACTCGTGACCACACAATTCACAATTATTCCTATTGCTCTCTTCTAACCATCGTTCCAAACATTTTAGATGGATGGCGCCCATCGTTCCCTAAGTCCAATTATCATTATTGTAATTGTGTAATTATTGATATgaaattcttttcaaatatatttgaagaatatatttgagtgaaaaaattaaattactccataaattggaatatttataatttattaaaacaataaaagaaatatataaaactatgtgaatttttatttgacttttGATTCTTCGAATTATTgcataattgaatttttatttacactgTTCTTTCAAACCTTGCATTTGCACGGATATATGATAGGCAGTTCTTGATTGGGATCATAACAGATACGACAATTTACGTCTTCCACCGAATCGCATGCCAATTGAGTTCTTTTTTCTGGCGTAACATTTTCTGATTGGTTTGTGCACGATGGCTTTTGCTCTAGTTCGTTTTCTACTCTTGAAATTATGGTATCTAAAATGTTGGCGATCAAATTACTTTCTTCAGTCATcatgagaataaaatttctgcaaatattttacaaaaacaattgCTTGAAACAGAAGATAGAGATGCATCATTATTCACAGGTGCGGTTGGAAAAGGAAATTAAAGTTAGGAACAGCCTTTATTATTGtgtgtataaaaatttgtattatattatagtgGATACAGTTGAGTTAGTCGCGTGAAATAATCTTAAAGAGCCATGTAACTATATGTgcactttataattaataagtaaactATAAACGAATGTTTGTCACTCCGCCATCATGTCCACACTGAGGCAATCTTCACCCATATTACTGGGCGACGTCTCGAGTTCTCCGATTTCATTCGATTCACTAAAAATTTGttagttcaaaaattttatttttactagagataaaaaatattgataagcAACAAAGGAGCTTACCTGTCCAAAGAAGGATCGTTACTAAACATTTCTGTTGGAACTGTAGGAGGTGCTTTCTCTGGCACAAGTTCCAGATATGTCTGGCGAGATTCCAGATGTCTTTCCACTTCCTCTGGCGTCATGTGTCCATCAGACATTAAGGACATTGGAACCATATTATTCGAGGATTGtacctaataaaaaaaatttattataatattcaataaacttttaacttttaaatatacatgaaatataaatgcACTTACTATAGGTGTGTTGTTCGTTTTAGCAACTTTTGGTgtgcttcttttctttttgctgGTGCTGAGTGGTTTTGTGACCATAGATGAATGATGAGAAGTATGATTGTTGATATTCATCTCAACTTTTTTCCTAAAAGTTATATATTCATTAAAgttggttaaaaaaaatctaaaaacttTCTGATCAAAATGACATAGTACAGAAAAAgtctgattttttatttaaaccacTGTTTCCTGTATTTGTAATtggattataatataaattttcttaccTCTTTGAATTGTCCATACGAACAACTTCCTCATCTGATGATTCAGTTTCATCGCTTTCACTGAATGATGCATCTACTTTTTCATACTGCAGCAGGCGATCTAAGAGGAAACTCTTGTCCCTATTCACCTTGAGCAGTTTTCTTTGTGTAGAACGTAAAGCTTCCTGGAAACACTCATTCTCCTGCAACataacacgtattttgtcataaaataagtaacacagaaaatattaaatactaacgCATTCTTCACATACATAAATCAAAAACTTTAGCTTCCTTTTGAGATTGCGATACTGGTCCTTATAGTTAGGCACTTCTTCCTCGGGACTCTCCTCATCGTCTTCTTCTTCTGCATCTGCATTGTTGTTGGCAATCGATCTGCAATACCATCCTTCCAACATTGATCATCTGCAGCTGTAAGAAAATAGTGCTTTTAGTTGTCAACATTCATACAAagttttctttaacattttattacactcaacactgtaacacacaaaaattacatataacaagttattcataaatttgaacaaaaaaaaattaatccacacaaaaaatgtttcttctCATCAAAAAAAGTGTATGACAAGACAAGCAATACGAAATTAAGATATAAGATCGACAAAAACTTCTTAAGAGACGCACTTTGGATTCGTTCTGGGAGGTTAAGTCACGCAAGAAACGCGTTATCTTATGCGTCAGCCGTTTAATTGCACAAGTAAACGTATTGTCAGGCTGCAATTAGCCGTAATATTGACGGCCGATTTTCTTTTGCACTCACTTGAAACCCCAGAACGATTTGTCGCACGTCGCAAGCGCTCGCGGCGGCCGATTATTGCGAAGATAAATAAGCTGTTTATGACTGGCTTCCATTCTGAACTCTTTATCGATTCCGCAGTAACTTCAGCGCCTTGCCGGTCGAACGGAAGCGCGCGTCGTATCACAACAGTGTTGCGAACATCAAGAAATGAAAACGTTGTACCACAAGAAAATATCCCTAccaatttgaaaagtatttctTGACATCGAGAACTATGAAatacaacttttaaaataaaaaaagttaatattttttgcatcattattaataaaatctgtcCTTTCCTGTTTTACAGCAGatggataattatatttagatagttaacgttttttaaatccATAACTTTGTCTTTATTTCCAATTAACGATGAAATGACTTTTACGATTCCATCACAAACTcgatttaaattgattaataaaatttaagatgtcattatatattgtcattattttttttttataaagaaattcaaattttgcattaaattatattgccaaaaattatttt from Solenopsis invicta isolate M01_SB chromosome 7, UNIL_Sinv_3.0, whole genome shotgun sequence harbors:
- the LOC105197707 gene encoding sin3 histone deacetylase corepressor complex component SDS3 isoform X3; translation: MSYQEAGFSTMYDRQDDYDLDEDNEEFMEEDRDAEEQDESDEDTEEASETDMGKSEEYTEIKEQIYQDKLASLKKQLQQLTEGTHPEYNRKVKRLEAQYRERLRLNQIYRDYLTEWVERDYILEKKAAAKEFEEKKIDLKENLLTDMEEKRKMIESDRHTMELTGDSMEVKPVMTRKLRRRPNDPVPEKVEKRRKPPPAQLNYVLDDKDIELDLKAINRAKAPTTIRKPVVLPHFNAVNIPSQHISQPPETPLVETRIEDGKLLYERRWFHRGQPVYVEGKDLNRFAANISAIGTEAIWVKKVSDSSKVRIYTSQLSRGKISIKRRAS
- the LOC105197707 gene encoding sin3 histone deacetylase corepressor complex component SDS3 isoform X4, with protein sequence MSYQEAGFSTMYDRQDDYDLDEDNEEFMEEDRDAEEQDESDEDTEEASETDMGKSEEYTEIKEQIYQDKLASLKKQLQQLTEGTHPEYNRKVKRLEAQYRERLRLNQIYRDYLTEWVERDYILEKKAAAKEFEEKKIDLKENLLTDMEEKRKMIESDRHTMELTGDSMEVKPVMTRKLRRRPNDPVPEKVEKRRKPPPAQLNYVLDDKDIELDLKAINRAKAPTTIRKPVLPHFNAVNIPSQHISQPPETPLVETRIEDGKLLYERRWFHRGQPVYVEGKDLNRFAANISAIGTEAIWVKKVSDSSKVRIYTSQLSRGKISIKRRAS
- the LOC105197707 gene encoding sin3 histone deacetylase corepressor complex component SDS3 isoform X1; amino-acid sequence: MSYQEAGFSTMYDRQDDYDLDEDNEEFMEEDRDAEEQDESDEDTEEASETDMGKSEEYTEIKEHIQPFRIYQDKLASLKKQLQQLTEGTHPEYNRKVKRLEAQYRERLRLNQIYRDYLTEWVERDYILEKKAAAKEFEEKKIDLKENLLTDMEEKRKMIESDRHTMELTGDSMEVKPVMTRKLRRRPNDPVPEKVEKRRKPPPAQLNYVLDDKDIELDLKAINRAKAPTTIRKPVVLPHFNAVNIPSQHISQPPETPLVETRIEDGKLLYERRWFHRGQPVYVEGKDLNRFAANISAIGTEAIWVKKVSDSSKVRIYTSQLSRGKISIKRRAS
- the LOC105197707 gene encoding sin3 histone deacetylase corepressor complex component SDS3 isoform X2, with the protein product MSYQEAGFSTMYDRQDDYDLDEDNEEFMEEDRDAEEQDESDEDTEEASETDMGKSEEYTEIKEHIQPFRIYQDKLASLKKQLQQLTEGTHPEYNRKVKRLEAQYRERLRLNQIYRDYLTEWVERDYILEKKAAAKEFEEKKIDLKENLLTDMEEKRKMIESDRHTMELTGDSMEVKPVMTRKLRRRPNDPVPEKVEKRRKPPPAQLNYVLDDKDIELDLKAINRAKAPTTIRKPVLPHFNAVNIPSQHISQPPETPLVETRIEDGKLLYERRWFHRGQPVYVEGKDLNRFAANISAIGTEAIWVKKVSDSSKVRIYTSQLSRGKISIKRRAS
- the LOC105197943 gene encoding E3 ubiquitin-protein ligase MARCHF3; its protein translation is MMTEESNLIANILDTIISRVENELEQKPSCTNQSENVTPEKRTQLACDSVEDVNCRICYDPNQELPIIYPCKCKGTMGAIHLKCLERWLEESNRNNCELCGHEFRMERTPRYKVLRSIGVWLCLNQNEHQIYVRNVKADLLRCLLVTPVTIACSYICVVAADFYARNNYDNFPPARWTTYSLLSMMALLILSFFIWIYMALQYHQKAWFYWWQKTSSVKIVDLMLGNTILTRNNRCDTSQV
- the LOC105197580 gene encoding uncharacterized protein LOC105197580, which codes for MLEGWYCRSIANNNADAEEEDDEESPEEEVPNYKDQYRNLKRKLKFLIYENECFQEALRSTQRKLLKVNRDKSFLLDRLLQYEKVDASFSESDETESSDEEVVRMDNSKRKKVEMNINNHTSHHSSMVTKPLSTSKKKRSTPKVAKTNNTPIVQSSNNMVPMSLMSDGHMTPEEVERHLESRQTYLELVPEKAPPTVPTEMFSNDPSLDSESNEIGELETSPSNMGEDCLSVDMMAE